In Formosa haliotis, the sequence ACTGTAGATCCGTTAGGAGTAATATAGCTGTCATCTCGCTTTATCATTGCTATAATGGCATTTTTCGGGAACCCTAATTCAACAATCTTTTTATCGACAGCATAACAGCCGGACGTAATTTTTATTTCTTTCATTTCTGCTTTCGGATTTTCTGTTAGAAGTAAATCGGTAGCAGATAATTTTTTCTCTTCTTCAGGTAAGGCAACATTTAACCATTTGGCGACTACAGAAAGTGTGGTACCTTGAATAAGTATAGAAGTCACCGAAATAAAGAAAACAATATTAAAAATCATATTTGCCTTATCTATCCCTGCTAATAACGGATACGTTGCAAATACTATAGGAACTGCACCTCTTAAACCTACCCATGAAATGTAAAACCGGCGGCGTAATTTCATCTTAAAAAAAGCTAGGCTTATAAATATACTTACAGGGCGAGCAACAAAAATTAAAAATAAAGAAATGAGTAACCCTATACCAATATACGGTACTACTTGAGTTGGAAATACAAGTAAACCTAAGGTTAAGAAAAGTACGATTTGCATGAGCCAGGCTAAACCATCGTACATTTTTAAAATTGTTTTTTTGTGAATTAAATCTTGGTTTCCTAAATATACCGAGCAAATATAAATGGCAAGAAATCCATTTCCTCCTACAAAATCGGTAGCCGAAAATGTAATAAACATTAAGGCAATAACCAAGACAGGATATAGTCCTTCAAAATCTAATTTTATTTTGTTTATAATATACTTACTCAGTTTTCCGAAGGAGAACCCTGCAATTCCACCAACCAACATTTGCTGTAAAAAAATTGGAATTATAGATAGTAAATCTTGGTCTTGATTGGTAACCAAGGTTAAACACGAAATAGTAAGTACGTAAGCCATAGGGTCGTTACTACCGCTTTCTAATTCTAATGTTGGTCTAAGATTGTTTTTTAAAGCTAAACTTTTTGATCGTAATATAGAAAATACGGCTGCTGCATCTGTAGACGATACGATAGCACCTAGCAGCAAACTTTCGTAAATAGTAAAATCGGTAACCAACCAAACAAATAGACCTAAAGTTACCGCGGTAAGCAAAACACCTAAAGTAGACAATACAATTCCCTCTTTAAGTATGGGTTTTACGGCGTTCCAATTGGTGTCTAATCCTCCAGAAAATAGTATAAAATTTAAAGCAACAACACCTATAAATTGTGCCAGTTTTGGATCGTCGAACATTATACCTCCAATCCCGTCTGAACCCGCTAGCATTCCTATTCCTAAGAATAAAATTAAAGTAGGAACACCAAGTTTGTAAGAGGTTTTACCAGCAAAAATACTTATAAGAAGAAGTAAGGAGCCTACCAATAATATATTTTCAATAGTTAAATTCATAGAGGGAATTTTTGGATTTAATGTGTATAAAGATATGAATAATAGCTTGTAATGATATGTTTAAAATAGGGGTATAGTTGAAAAGTAATACCGTAAAACTAAAAATAAAATTATAGTTAGATGGCAGCTTAAGCTTTTTAGTCCATAGATTTAAGCAGAGAAAAAATACATTGCATAATCTAGCGTTATAGCATTATATAAGTTTTGTTTGAAAGTTGATGGTACTTTCCTAGTTTTACAGAACGCATAAATTACAATTATAGCATTGAAAAAGAAAACACAAAGTAAAAAGCGAAATTGGTTGTCGGTCTTGCTGAAACTAATGGTATTGGGAATTTTATTAGTACTACTTTTTATAGGAAGTATCTATGTAGGCTTATGGGGGGAAATTCCAACTAAAACAGATTTAACCGACTTAAAGCAAGCAGAGGCAAGCGTTATTCTCGATCATAACAAAGAATTACTAGGAAAGTATTTTGTATTCGATAGACAAATTATAACGTTTAACGATTTACCAAAATATCTTGTAGATGGTTTAGTAGCTACCGAAGATGCTCGATTTTATGAGCATGGCGGTATCGATTATCGCAGTTTTTTTAGAGTTTTTTTTAAAAGTCTTCTGCTTCAAGACGATTCTTCCGGTGGTGGGAGTACCATTACGCAGCAGTTAGCTAAAAATCTCTTCGGAAGAAAACAGTATGTTGTATTATCCTTACCAATAAATAAAATAAAGGAAATGATTGTTGCATCGCGTATTGAAGATGTTTACGATAAGAACGATATTATTGCCTTGTACTTAAATACGGTTCCGTTTAGTGAAAATACTTTCGGGATAGAAAGTGCTGCTCAGCGTTTTTTTAATACTAGCACTAAAGATTTAACTCTGTCTGAAGCCTCAACTTTGGTCGGCACCTTAAAAGCCAATCATAGCTATAATCCGCGATTGTTTCCAGAACGCAGTCAATTACGTCGCGATGTAGTTTTGCAACAAATGGTGAAATATGGTTATTTAGATGAAACCACACGATTAAGTATTAGTAACCAACCAGTAGAAGTAGATTATCATAAATTTACGTATAACGAAGGGTTAGCACCTTATTTTCGAGAGCATGTGCGTCAAAACGTATCGAAGATTTTAGATAGCATTAATGAAGCAACTAATAATAAATACGATTTGTATAAGGATGGTTTGAAAATTACCACGACTATCGATATTCAAATGCAAGACTATGCCGAAAAGGGAATGCTTAAACATATGGAGCATCTGCAAAGCCAGTATGAAAAGGCCTATGGCAAAAATGCACCATGGTTAAAAAATGAAGCTTTAATTACAGAATTAATAAAAAAAACACCAACCTACAAGCGTCTAGCGAAAGGAAAGTTAACCGAAGCCCAGATTTTAGATTCTTTAAAGATTAAGAAAAAGCAACCTGTTTTTACTTATGATGGCGATACTATTGTATCGATCTCTGCGATAGATAGTTTAAAACATTATTTGAAATTTTTAAATGCCGGTTTTGTAGCTTTAAATCCTAATTCAGGAGCTATTAAAGCTTATGTTGGAGGCATAAATTTCGAGCATTTTAAATACGATCACGTCTCTATGGGGAAACGCCAGGTGGGTTCTACATTTAAACCTTTTGTGTATACTACAGCGCTCGAATCAGGAATGGATCCGTGTACTTATATTTCTGTTAAAGAAGTAAAATATACGAACGAGGAAGGGTGGACACCTTCTAATGCATCTAATGAAGAAGTAGATCCTTATATGAATTATTCATTAGAAAAAGCATTGAGCCATTCTGTAAATACTATAGCCGTAAAAGTATTGGAAAAAGTGGGGATTCCCGCAGTTATTAAGCAGGCACGTAACATGGGCGTAACTTCAGAATTGCCAGAAGTGCCTTCATTAGCATTAGGAACAGCCGAATTGTCTCTTATAGAACTCACTGCGGCGTATACCAGTTATGTCAATAAAAGTGTTTCAAGTCAGCCTTATTTTATAGAAAAAATAGAGGATAAGAGCGGGAATGTGTTGTATGAATATAAATCGCCAACCCCATTAAAACCGGCATTTAGTGCAAAAACTCGCGAAACCATGATTGAATTTATGAAAGCAACCATAGATGAAGGTACTGCAAAACGCATGCGTTACACGTATGGATTGAAAAACGATATGGCTGGGAAAACAGGAACTACCCAAGATAATCGCGATGGTTGGTTTATGGCTATCACACCGCAGTTAGTAATGGGGTCTTGGGTTGGAAACGATGAGCATCGTATAGGATTTAGTAGTACAGGTATTGGTCAAGGGGCAAATTCTGCATTGCCAATAGTAGCAAATTTTGTTACAGCATTAAATAAAAATAATGATTTTAATACAGTTACTAATGCGAAGTTTCCTAAACCTTCTGCCGAAGTTTTAGAAGCTCTAGATTGTAACCCCGATAAACGAGACGGATTTTTTAAACGTCTCTTTGGAAGAAAGAAAAAAGAGAAAGCCTTTGGCGAATAATTAGTTTAATAGATTCAAAGCGCTACAAAAAGTATTATTTTAAGAGTTTAGCAATGTAAACAAGAAGCTTATGTATAAAGCAAATGAAAATAGATATAGTAAAATGCACTACAGGCGTTGTGGTAAAAGCGGTTTAGTTTTACCTCCAATTTCCTTAGGATTATGGCATAATTTTGGGCATGTAGATGTTTTAGAAACGGGAAAAAGCATGTTACATACGGCTTTCGACAACGGTATAACACATTTCGATTTGGCAAATAATTACGGCCCGCCTCCTG encodes:
- a CDS encoding potassium/proton antiporter; amino-acid sequence: MNLTIENILLVGSLLLLISIFAGKTSYKLGVPTLILFLGIGMLAGSDGIGGIMFDDPKLAQFIGVVALNFILFSGGLDTNWNAVKPILKEGIVLSTLGVLLTAVTLGLFVWLVTDFTIYESLLLGAIVSSTDAAAVFSILRSKSLALKNNLRPTLELESGSNDPMAYVLTISCLTLVTNQDQDLLSIIPIFLQQMLVGGIAGFSFGKLSKYIINKIKLDFEGLYPVLVIALMFITFSATDFVGGNGFLAIYICSVYLGNQDLIHKKTILKMYDGLAWLMQIVLFLTLGLLVFPTQVVPYIGIGLLISLFLIFVARPVSIFISLAFFKMKLRRRFYISWVGLRGAVPIVFATYPLLAGIDKANMIFNIVFFISVTSILIQGTTLSVVAKWLNVALPEEEKKLSATDLLLTENPKAEMKEIKITSGCYAVDKKIVELGFPKNAIIAMIKRDDSYITPNGSTVIEGLDTLIVLADRPEIFEEVYKTISGKAV
- a CDS encoding transglycosylase domain-containing protein is translated as MVLGILLVLLFIGSIYVGLWGEIPTKTDLTDLKQAEASVILDHNKELLGKYFVFDRQIITFNDLPKYLVDGLVATEDARFYEHGGIDYRSFFRVFFKSLLLQDDSSGGGSTITQQLAKNLFGRKQYVVLSLPINKIKEMIVASRIEDVYDKNDIIALYLNTVPFSENTFGIESAAQRFFNTSTKDLTLSEASTLVGTLKANHSYNPRLFPERSQLRRDVVLQQMVKYGYLDETTRLSISNQPVEVDYHKFTYNEGLAPYFREHVRQNVSKILDSINEATNNKYDLYKDGLKITTTIDIQMQDYAEKGMLKHMEHLQSQYEKAYGKNAPWLKNEALITELIKKTPTYKRLAKGKLTEAQILDSLKIKKKQPVFTYDGDTIVSISAIDSLKHYLKFLNAGFVALNPNSGAIKAYVGGINFEHFKYDHVSMGKRQVGSTFKPFVYTTALESGMDPCTYISVKEVKYTNEEGWTPSNASNEEVDPYMNYSLEKALSHSVNTIAVKVLEKVGIPAVIKQARNMGVTSELPEVPSLALGTAELSLIELTAAYTSYVNKSVSSQPYFIEKIEDKSGNVLYEYKSPTPLKPAFSAKTRETMIEFMKATIDEGTAKRMRYTYGLKNDMAGKTGTTQDNRDGWFMAITPQLVMGSWVGNDEHRIGFSSTGIGQGANSALPIVANFVTALNKNNDFNTVTNAKFPKPSAEVLEALDCNPDKRDGFFKRLFGRKKKEKAFGE